Proteins encoded together in one Coriobacteriia bacterium window:
- a CDS encoding SMC family ATPase, whose amino-acid sequence MRPIVLTICAFGPYAATQTVDFRELGDKRFFLIHGPTGAGKTSVLDALTFALYGATTGDERSGKEMRALQADAAQLTEVTFDFGVGPDTYRIWRQPEQERPKKTGGGTTVEKPKAALWKRTGCASDADEGEVLATKIGEVDARVREILGFDCDQFRQVVVLPQGRFREVLSADVKTREDILRQLFRTERFVRITDFLKQRRNEARRAVEDLFSQRAGVFANAGVESRDELDALVGAAETAVRDAENVSTHAASVAESARAALEAGRSVATVLAEAKTAAEALEALEAGSDDIVLVRDELAGARAALGAQSAFDARRVAHETLARVSVEHAAAVTELPKLEGAHVLACQAADAADAVEAAIHEIDRLELAATEAERHAAEAGRLAEFRASAAGAEAELAKAREQLESVRDEATAAHTSACEVEERWRANRAAALAEALKPGEPCPVCGASEHPAPAVAGQAAVADAELDATRALAARTAAAHAAAAERVTAAERTHVTASAKAATEVQAAGEAAEADPLELAAEAATLREDVTRRRAEQSRAAADLADCRAKRDAATEALGGARTALSSASLRLEEAKASIEACDEAFAAALATSGLEGERDFTERRRTPAEIDALEGRVRAFDTALAAAKDRAARATAAAQASETVDIAALESTAVATAAEAARTATQLGAAREVLETQRTAVATIERYEREGTEASVAYELVARLAEVAEGNNDLKLSLQRYVLGSYLDDVLTHANHRLQLMTGGRYRLQRSTAVEHRGRAAGLALAVFDEQAGESRPAGTLSGGEGFLASLALALGLAEAVQAHAGGVKLETIFIDEGFGTLDPESLDTAITTLLGLAGVAADQGRLVGIISHVPELRQRIDARLEITPSEHGSTARFLV is encoded by the coding sequence ATGAGGCCGATTGTGCTCACCATCTGTGCATTCGGACCTTATGCGGCCACTCAGACCGTGGACTTTCGCGAGCTCGGCGACAAGCGCTTCTTCCTCATCCACGGCCCCACCGGAGCGGGCAAGACATCCGTGCTCGATGCGCTGACTTTCGCGCTGTACGGCGCCACCACCGGCGACGAACGCAGCGGAAAGGAGATGCGCGCACTGCAGGCCGATGCGGCGCAGCTCACCGAGGTGACCTTCGACTTCGGCGTGGGCCCGGACACCTATCGCATCTGGCGCCAGCCCGAGCAGGAGCGGCCGAAGAAGACGGGCGGCGGCACCACCGTGGAGAAGCCCAAGGCGGCTTTGTGGAAACGCACGGGGTGCGCCTCGGATGCGGATGAGGGCGAGGTGCTCGCCACCAAGATCGGCGAGGTCGATGCGCGCGTTCGCGAGATTCTCGGGTTCGACTGCGACCAGTTCCGCCAGGTGGTCGTGCTGCCGCAGGGGCGCTTCCGGGAGGTGCTGTCCGCAGACGTCAAGACACGCGAAGACATACTGCGCCAACTCTTCAGGACCGAGCGCTTCGTGCGCATCACCGATTTTCTCAAGCAGCGGCGCAACGAGGCTCGGCGAGCCGTAGAGGATCTCTTCTCGCAACGCGCCGGCGTCTTTGCCAACGCCGGTGTCGAGTCGCGAGATGAGCTCGACGCCTTGGTCGGGGCCGCTGAGACGGCCGTTCGTGACGCGGAGAACGTGAGCACGCACGCCGCTAGCGTGGCAGAGTCGGCACGAGCGGCGCTTGAAGCTGGTCGTTCGGTCGCCACGGTGCTCGCCGAGGCGAAGACCGCTGCCGAGGCGCTTGAAGCGCTCGAGGCGGGCAGTGACGACATCGTCTTGGTCCGTGACGAGCTGGCGGGCGCACGCGCCGCACTGGGTGCGCAGTCCGCGTTCGACGCGAGGCGTGTTGCACATGAGACGCTCGCTCGCGTCTCGGTTGAGCACGCTGCCGCTGTCACGGAGCTTCCGAAGCTCGAGGGCGCGCACGTGCTGGCCTGCCAGGCAGCCGACGCCGCCGACGCCGTCGAGGCCGCGATCCACGAGATCGATCGGCTCGAACTCGCGGCCACCGAGGCCGAGCGCCACGCCGCAGAAGCAGGCCGCCTTGCCGAGTTTCGGGCCAGCGCGGCGGGGGCCGAGGCCGAGCTGGCAAAGGCCCGCGAGCAACTCGAATCAGTGCGTGACGAGGCGACCGCTGCCCACACGTCCGCGTGCGAGGTCGAGGAGCGCTGGCGCGCGAATCGTGCGGCCGCCCTTGCCGAGGCCCTGAAGCCCGGGGAGCCGTGCCCGGTGTGCGGCGCGTCGGAGCATCCGGCTCCCGCTGTTGCGGGCCAGGCCGCGGTTGCCGACGCCGAGCTCGACGCGACGCGCGCGCTCGCGGCGCGGACTGCGGCGGCACATGCTGCGGCCGCGGAGCGGGTCACCGCGGCGGAACGGACACATGTCACCGCGTCGGCGAAGGCCGCGACAGAGGTGCAAGCGGCAGGTGAGGCTGCCGAGGCGGATCCACTCGAACTCGCTGCGGAAGCGGCAACGTTGCGCGAAGACGTGACGCGTCGGCGCGCGGAACAGTCCCGGGCAGCGGCCGACCTGGCGGACTGTCGGGCGAAGCGCGACGCCGCGACGGAGGCGCTCGGAGGCGCTCGAACGGCGCTGAGTTCGGCATCCCTGCGCCTTGAGGAGGCGAAGGCATCCATCGAGGCCTGCGACGAGGCCTTCGCCGCCGCGCTTGCGACCTCCGGACTTGAAGGCGAGCGCGACTTCACCGAGCGCCGCCGCACCCCGGCCGAGATCGACGCACTCGAAGGCCGCGTCAGGGCGTTCGACACCGCGCTCGCAGCAGCCAAAGACCGCGCGGCGCGAGCGACGGCGGCCGCCCAAGCGAGCGAGACTGTCGACATCGCCGCCCTCGAGAGTACCGCTGTAGCGACGGCCGCCGAGGCCGCCCGCACGGCAACCCAGCTGGGGGCCGCCCGCGAGGTCCTCGAAACGCAGAGGACTGCGGTCGCCACGATCGAGCGCTACGAGCGCGAAGGCACCGAAGCGTCGGTGGCCTACGAACTCGTGGCACGGCTCGCAGAGGTCGCAGAGGGCAACAACGACCTCAAGCTTTCGCTCCAGCGCTACGTCTTGGGTTCGTACCTCGACGACGTGCTGACGCACGCGAACCACCGCCTGCAGCTGATGACGGGTGGTCGCTACCGGCTCCAGCGGTCCACCGCCGTGGAGCATCGCGGCCGAGCGGCCGGGCTCGCGCTTGCCGTCTTCGACGAACAGGCGGGTGAGTCGCGGCCGGCGGGCACGCTGTCGGGAGGCGAGGGGTTCCTCGCGTCACTCGCCCTCGCTCTTGGCCTAGCCGAGGCGGTTCAGGCGCACGCGGGCGGCGTGAAGCTCGAGACGATCTTCATCGATGAAGGTTTCGGTACCCTCGACCCCGAGTCGCTCGATACGGCGATCACGACGCTGCTTGGGCTGGCTGGTGTGGCCGCGGATCAGGGGCGGCTCGTCGGCATCATCAGCCACGTGCCCGAGCTCAGACAGCGCATCGACGCTCGGCTGGAGATAACGCCTTCAGAGCACGGAAGCACGGCACGCTTCCTCGTGTAG
- a CDS encoding sulfite exporter TauE/SafE family protein, translating into MLELSFMPLSQVALLACLVGSFALGVAAVFSMCPLMLASFVSMRRAGADVDRVVASGAYHSGRIGGNVVMTTVFGLFGWMLFAPESPVSHLSRIHYLPEWLLALSGTSMIVAGITIFARPNIGAMPVPGPGTWLVRSPSFARAISYATHQRSPWLLGLLVGIMPCVPLLPVLATSVAMGTPLMGAILGLGFGAGTLVALLARGRVASANESGHMTPLATGPLAFATIVVTVVGAFIVVAAAIATMR; encoded by the coding sequence GTGCTCGAGCTCAGCTTTATGCCCTTATCCCAGGTCGCTCTGTTGGCATGCCTCGTCGGCTCCTTCGCGCTGGGCGTCGCAGCGGTCTTCTCGATGTGCCCGCTGATGCTCGCATCGTTTGTCAGCATGCGGCGCGCTGGCGCGGACGTTGACCGCGTCGTCGCGTCGGGGGCCTACCACTCCGGACGCATCGGTGGAAACGTCGTCATGACCACCGTCTTCGGGCTGTTCGGCTGGATGCTCTTTGCCCCGGAGTCGCCGGTATCGCACCTGTCTCGGATCCACTACCTGCCTGAGTGGCTGCTGGCGCTCTCGGGAACCTCGATGATAGTGGCGGGAATCACGATCTTCGCGCGTCCGAACATCGGCGCGATGCCCGTGCCCGGCCCGGGCACCTGGCTCGTTCGCAGCCCTTCCTTTGCTCGGGCCATCTCCTACGCGACACACCAGCGCTCGCCTTGGCTGCTCGGTCTGCTTGTGGGGATCATGCCGTGCGTTCCGCTGCTACCCGTGCTCGCCACTTCCGTAGCGATGGGCACGCCCCTCATGGGGGCGATACTCGGGCTCGGATTCGGCGCAGGAACGCTCGTGGCGCTGCTCGCCCGGGGACGCGTCGCCAGCGCCAACGAATCGGGACACATGACGCCTCTGGCAACGGGGCCCCTCGCGTTCGCAACGATCGTCGTCACCGTCGTCGGTGCGTTCATCGTGGTGGCGGCAGCCATCGCGACGATGCGCTGA
- a CDS encoding phosphoribosyltransferase family protein: protein MFSDRVDAGEQLSRPVRALLAEPPGGDDAALILGIPRGGVVVAAQVARALGCQLAVAVAAKVGAPGYAEYAVGAVAADGEVVANPAAGYSLGEVEALAGPARAKVQREVARWSSGSLAPAVAGKTAVLVDDGLATGLTALAAVGWLRRAGAARIVVAAPVAPPDTVRMLQDVADDVVIVEVPEHFAAVGQFYRRFGQTDDAEVDAALGL from the coding sequence GTGTTCAGCGATCGCGTGGACGCAGGCGAGCAGTTGTCTCGGCCCGTGCGTGCGCTGCTGGCCGAGCCCCCCGGTGGCGATGATGCCGCGCTCATCCTCGGGATCCCTCGCGGCGGCGTCGTCGTGGCGGCGCAGGTCGCTCGCGCGCTCGGATGCCAACTGGCGGTAGCAGTGGCTGCCAAAGTCGGTGCGCCGGGGTACGCCGAGTACGCCGTAGGAGCCGTTGCCGCTGATGGCGAGGTTGTGGCGAACCCGGCGGCGGGCTACTCGCTGGGCGAGGTCGAGGCGTTGGCCGGCCCCGCACGAGCCAAGGTTCAGCGCGAGGTAGCCAGGTGGTCGAGCGGTTCGCTCGCCCCGGCGGTCGCAGGCAAGACAGCGGTCCTCGTCGATGACGGCCTTGCGACGGGGTTGACCGCGCTCGCCGCGGTAGGGTGGCTGCGACGGGCGGGCGCCGCCCGGATCGTGGTGGCCGCTCCGGTCGCCCCGCCCGACACCGTGCGCATGCTCCAGGATGTGGCCGACGACGTCGTCATCGTCGAGGTGCCCGAGCACTTCGCGGCCGTTGGTCAGTTCTATCGCCGCTTCGGTCAGACCGACGACGCCGAGGTCGATGCGGCGCTCGGGCTCTAA